GAGATAATAAAGAGGCTCTCATTCACTCATGAGGTATTCCAGATCCTCCTAGAAACTGATGAAGATAAATTAATCATGGAAATGGAAAAATATCCCTGGAATGATATTGTCAAATCTGATTATGCTGTTAGAGTTAAGAAGGTGGATAAAAAATCCCAATTTAACACTTCCAAACTGGAATGGGAGATGGGGGGCATTATCCGGGCTAAAGTGAAGCCAGATATTAGGGTAAATCTGGAGGATCCTTCTATTTTCATCAGGACTCTCCTAAGGGACGGTAAAGCTATTGTTGGACAACGTATAGGTCAAATATCTAAAAAACACTTCTTTAACCTCAAACCCCATAAAAGACCATTTTTTTATCCAGGATCAATGAGTCCCAAATTGGCCCGATGTATGGTAAACTTGACCCGGATAAAAAAGGGCCAAACCCTGCTGGACCCCTTCTGCGGAACAGGAGGAATCCTCATCGAAGCAGGAATTATCGGAACCCGGGTTATTGGGACGGATATCGATTATAAAATGGTTAAAGGAACCAAAGAAAATCTAGAACACTGTGGGGTCCACGATTATCAGGTTTTCAGGGAGGATGCCCGGAAACTGGAACTTCCCAGTAAGGTTGATGCTATAGTAACTGATCCTCCCTATGGTATCTCTGCATCAACCGGTGGAGAGAAGAGTGAAGATTTATACCAACAATCAATGCAATCTTTACAGGGATTATTAAAAGGTGATGGCCTTATGTGTCTGGCCACCCCTCATTACCTAGATTTGGATGAGGTATTGGCTGGTACAAAATTTAAAATAATAGAACAGCACCACATAAGAATGCATAAAAGTTTAACCCGGGTCATATCAGTCCTGGCGAAAATTTAACACAAGTTATCCCAATACTTTCAATAAAGGTCTCTTCAATTTAAAAAGATTTCTTTAAATAATAAATTCTAATTTGATTAAATATCCAATGTGTAATAATCCAGCGCGTGTAACTTTCAGTTACTAATTATAACCTATGAGTTTAATACTGGTATAATAAAATCCGCTTAAAACATATTTAATAAAATATATTACACTTAAAAAAACCATTATGGACTCTGATTGATTTTACATATCCTAAGATTGGTGATTCTATGAAAGCCAGAATATTTGATACCACCCTCCGTGACGGTGAACAAACCC
Above is a genomic segment from Methanobacterium sp. containing:
- a CDS encoding TIGR01177 family methyltransferase; its protein translation is MEIALMLSKEHTTLPRAEVEAVLECEGINYHIKEEREGLLILDIPNETPDNMLEIIKRLSFTHEVFQILLETDEDKLIMEMEKYPWNDIVKSDYAVRVKKVDKKSQFNTSKLEWEMGGIIRAKVKPDIRVNLEDPSIFIRTLLRDGKAIVGQRIGQISKKHFFNLKPHKRPFFYPGSMSPKLARCMVNLTRIKKGQTLLDPFCGTGGILIEAGIIGTRVIGTDIDYKMVKGTKENLEHCGVHDYQVFREDARKLELPSKVDAIVTDPPYGISASTGGEKSEDLYQQSMQSLQGLLKGDGLMCLATPHYLDLDEVLAGTKFKIIEQHHIRMHKSLTRVISVLAKI